GCAGAAACTTGAAAGTGTAGATGCCCGTGAGGTGACCATCCGACCACGTGAATTTGAGGGCGTACGCCCCGACCCGCCCGATCTCTTTGGGGTGGATGCCATCGGAGACCTTGGAGGGATCGAGGCGCTGTTCCCCGGTCCACTCATCGACACACAGCGCACACGGGCACCGCTCCCGCAGCAAACGGAAGGCGTGTCGGCTGCGGTGCCCGTCGTCCCAGGCCATGACGAGCACGCCGGGAGGCTCTTGGGCGATCTCCAGCGGGACCGGTGTGCGCGCCACTCACATCACCGCGGGTCCGTGAAGGAACGAGGGGTGGGCGGGCGGCCTCACCGGCCGCTACGCTCCTTTGACCGCGCGATTGGCGGCCTTGAAGCCGACTTTACTATGCGTGCCGTCGCAGAAGGGCTTGTTGATGGACCCGCCACACCGGCACAGGGCGACCGTTTCTTTCAGAATCTCCCAGGTCTTCCCGTCTGGGTCGATGATCTTCGCCGGGCCCTTAACGAGGTACGGTCCGTTGTCGAGCGGGGTAATCGTTGCCTCTGCCATTGGCAGTACCCTCCCTTCGATCTTGGACAGATCACGCGATGCGGTTTGTCTCGTTCTTCTGGCGAAACGCTCGCTGGGGTGCATCAATTCCAAATCTCTGTGCGTGCACGACCGCCCGCTCCCACTGGTTGCCCGCAGGACCGGAGCCCCGAGGAGCCGAATCCTGCACGTCGTTCCACGTGACAGTCAGATTGGAGGATACCGTGAATCCAGAAGCGCCGCCCACAGCAGGGACGCATCGCATTCACCTGAGCGTGAACGGTCGATCGCACGACGCCGTCGTGGCCCCGCGCCGCACCTTGTTGCATCTGTTGCGCGAAGACCTACACTTGACCGGCACCAAAGAGGGATGTTCGGTCGGGACGTGTGGGGCGTGCACGGTGCTGGTTGATGGGAAGGCGATGCTCTCCTGCATGCTCCTGGCCGTTCAAGCGCACGGCCGGTCCGTGGAGACTGTGGAGGGCGTGGCTCAGCAAGAGGAGGCGGATCCGCTCCTGGCCGCCTTTATCGCGCACGATGCGTTTCAGTGTGGGTTCTGCACGCCGGGTCAGATCATGGCGCTGCGGGGGCTGTTTCGCCAACGGCCCAAGGCCTCGGCAGAGGAGATCCGGCGGGCGGTGGAAGGCAATGTCTGCCGCTGCGGGGCCCACCTGCGGGTCCAGGCTGCGGCGCTGGAGGTGGCCGGGCGGGTCGGTGCCGGCAAAAGCGGGTGAGGTATGGCGGTTATCGCAGAAGAGCACGTGGAGGGGTAAATGCCGCGGATCATCAAGCAAAAGATCGAATTTGAGGGACGGGTCGAAGAGCGCGAGGTCGTTATCGAGGGGGATGACCTTCCCATCTGGACGGCGGATGAGCCGTTCACCGTTGTGGGCACGCCGGTCACGCGGGTCGACGGCCAGGAACGGGTGAGCGGCGCCGCCCGATATACCGTGGATCTCTATCCTCCGGGGATGCTCCATGGAGCCGTTCTGCGCAGTCCCCACGCGCACGCGCGCGTGGTGCGGCTGGACACCGCGAAGGCCGAGCGGTTCCCTGGAGTGCGCGCGGTGCTCTCCCACCTCAACGCCCCCAAGATTCGCTGGTACAATGGGGCGAGCTGGCTCTTTGATCCCGAGCTGCGGTATGTCGGCGACGAGATCGCCGCCGTCTTTGCCGATGACGCGGAGGCCGCGCGTGACGCGCTGGATCTGATCGAGATCGACTACGAAGTGCTCCCGCACGTGATCGACGCCGAGGCGGCGATCCGGCCGGGGGCGGTGCTCGTGCACCCCAGCGGGAACATCCTTGACGGCGCCCCGGAGCGCTATGAGCGCGGGAACGTCGCGCAGGCTCTCGATCGCGCCGACGCCACGGTCGACCTCACCGTTCATACCCCGGATCAGCTGCATCACAGCATGGAGACCCACGGCTCCCTGGTCGAGTGGTCCGGCGATCGCCTGACGATCTGGGATTCCACGCAGCATATCTTCGGGGTCCGTCGGCAGCTCGCCGGCGCCCTGAAGATCCCCATGGACACGGTCCGTGTGGTCAGTCCGTTCATGGGTGGAGGGTTCGGCAGCAAGAACGGCGCCGGGAAGTACACGGTGATCGCGGCGCTAGCGGCGCGCCTGGCCGGGCGGCCGGCCCGCCTCTTCTACACGCGAATCGAGGAGAGCGAAGCCGCGGGAAAGCGCCCCCGCAGCATTCAAAAGATCCGGTTGGGCGCTCGCCGCGATGGGACGCTCACGGCAATCGATTACTGGGGGCTATCGAACGTCGGGGCCTACCGCGCGGTCACGACGCCGCTCAGCGGCCCGGCTAAGGAACTGTACGCCTGCCCCAACGTCCGGACGGACACCGCCTCCGTGTTCACCCACACCGGGCCCGCGGCGGCGTTCCGGGCTCCAGGGTACGTGGAGGCTACCGTCGCGCTCGAGTGCGCGGTGGAGGCGCTCGCGGACCAACTCGGGCTGGATCCGGTGGAGGTGCGCGTGCGGAACCATGCCGACGAGGATCAGGTGCAGCGACGTCCGTATTCGAGCAAGTTTCTGCGGGAGGCCTATCGGCTCGGCGCGCGGTCGATCGGGTGGGAGCGCCGGAGGCCGACCCCGGCCGGACCGACCCTCGACGGGACGAAGCGCCGGGGAATCGGCATGGCCGGTCAGCTTTGGGGGGGGGCGGGCTCGCCGCCGGCGTACGCGGAGATCCGGCTGAACGTCGATGGGACGGCGGAGATTCGGATTGGAACCCAGGATATCGGAACGGGCGCCAAAACGGCCCTCACCCAGATCGCCGCCGAAGTGCTTAGTTTGCCGGTTGGTCGGGTGCGTCTCATCCTCGGGGATACGGACCTTCCCTACAGCCCGCTGTCCGCGGGCAGCCAAACGATCGCGTCGTGTGGTCCCGCCGTGCGCATGGCGGCGGATGAGGTGCGCAGGCATCTGCTCGATGCCGCGGCTTCGGTGCTCGAGGCGGCCCCCAACGATATCCGGCTGCAGGCCGGGGAGCTGCACGTCGCGGGGGTTCCCGATCGAAAGATCTCGATCTCCGAGCTGACCGGCCGCATGGGG
This genomic stretch from bacterium harbors:
- a CDS encoding DUF971 domain-containing protein, with the translated sequence MARTPVPLEIAQEPPGVLVMAWDDGHRSRHAFRLLRERCPCALCVDEWTGEQRLDPSKVSDGIHPKEIGRVGAYALKFTWSDGHLTGIYTFKFLREICECDTCARSRAGAR
- a CDS encoding CDGSH iron-sulfur domain-containing protein, which gives rise to MAEATITPLDNGPYLVKGPAKIIDPDGKTWEILKETVALCRCGGSINKPFCDGTHSKVGFKAANRAVKGA
- a CDS encoding (2Fe-2S)-binding protein — its product is MNPEAPPTAGTHRIHLSVNGRSHDAVVAPRRTLLHLLREDLHLTGTKEGCSVGTCGACTVLVDGKAMLSCMLLAVQAHGRSVETVEGVAQQEEADPLLAAFIAHDAFQCGFCTPGQIMALRGLFRQRPKASAEEIRRAVEGNVCRCGAHLRVQAAALEVAGRVGAGKSG
- a CDS encoding xanthine dehydrogenase family protein molybdopterin-binding subunit; amino-acid sequence: MPRIIKQKIEFEGRVEEREVVIEGDDLPIWTADEPFTVVGTPVTRVDGQERVSGAARYTVDLYPPGMLHGAVLRSPHAHARVVRLDTAKAERFPGVRAVLSHLNAPKIRWYNGASWLFDPELRYVGDEIAAVFADDAEAARDALDLIEIDYEVLPHVIDAEAAIRPGAVLVHPSGNILDGAPERYERGNVAQALDRADATVDLTVHTPDQLHHSMETHGSLVEWSGDRLTIWDSTQHIFGVRRQLAGALKIPMDTVRVVSPFMGGGFGSKNGAGKYTVIAALAARLAGRPARLFYTRIEESEAAGKRPRSIQKIRLGARRDGTLTAIDYWGLSNVGAYRAVTTPLSGPAKELYACPNVRTDTASVFTHTGPAAAFRAPGYVEATVALECAVEALADQLGLDPVEVRVRNHADEDQVQRRPYSSKFLREAYRLGARSIGWERRRPTPAGPTLDGTKRRGIGMAGQLWGGAGSPPAYAEIRLNVDGTAEIRIGTQDIGTGAKTALTQIAAEVLSLPVGRVRLILGDTDLPYSPLSAGSQTIASCGPAVRMAADEVRRHLLDAAASVLEAAPNDIRLQAGELHVAGVPDRKISISELTGRMGNFTIAGRGFRGANPSDVTIRTWGAQFAEVEVDTETGEVTVLKIAACHDVGRVINPLQFESQIQGGVIQGLGFALSEDHATDPETGTVLDVGFDGYAVPRVSMIPEIESLAVNIPDPVANNLGVKGVGEPPIIPTAAAIANAVANALGVRITDLPITPMKVLRALGRVG